The Vicinamibacteria bacterium genomic sequence CTCGCTTCGCTTGAGCTTGCCGCTCGTCGTTCGGGGGAGTTTTCCCGGCGCGAGGAACAGGAGGTAGTCGGGATCGATTCCGAGCCGCTCCGAGACCACCGACCGGACTCGTCCCTCGAAGCCGTCGCCTTCCGATTCGATGAGCAGGGCGAGCTTTTCGCCACGGTCGGTCGCCACGTTGACCGCGACCACGGCGAACACTCCCGGAAGCTCTTTCACCGTCCTCTCGATCGTGGTGGGCGAATAGTTTCGACCACGAACGATGACGAGCTCCTTCGAACGCCCGGTGACATAGAGCTCGCCGTCCTCGATGAAGCCGAGGTCCCCGGTGTCGAGCCAGCCGTCTCGCAGAATCTCGCTCGACTCCTCTGGCATTCCGAGATAGCCGTTCATGATCGACGGTCCCCGAATCAGAATCTTCCCGCCCTCCGCGATCCTCACGTGATACCCGGGAAGCGGACGTCCGCAGCTCACGAGCTGCTGCCCGTCGCGCTCGCGAACCGAAGGAAGGGCATGCGGATTGCCGAACGTCACCGCGAGAGCAGCTTCCGCAAGCCCGTACACGGGCGTCAGGGCTTCTGGTCGCAGGCCGAATCGCGCGAACCGTTCGGCAAAGCGGTCGAGCGTCCCTGGGCCCACCATCTCCGCGCCGTCGAGAGCCAGGCGCCAGCACGACAGATCGACCCCTTCGAGCTCCTCGTCGCGAACGCGCTCGAGGCAGAGCTCGTAGGCGAAATGGGGGGCCGCGCTCAAGCTCGCTGCGTAACGTGAAATAGCCCGCAGCCACGACGCGGGTCGCGCGATGAACTGCTCCGGCTTGAGGAGGAACAGCGGACCCGGATGCGCCATCGCCGCGAGAACGGCGCCGATGAGACCCATGTCGTGGTAGAGGGGAAGCCACGACACGCCAATGTGCCGAAACCCGCCGTGCTCGGGGTAAGCCGAGAGGAAAGCACCGAGGAGGGTGCGCACGTTGGCAAGAACCTGCCGGTGGGTGAGAGGAATCGGCTTCGGACCCTCGGTCGTGCCTGAGGAGAACTGGACGAGAGCCAGCTCCTCGGGACGGGGCTCGGACTGAGCGTCTCCGGCTCGGGGAAGCCCGTCCAGCGTCGTTCTGTTCAGAAGGAGTCGCCCGTCGCACTGCGACAGCATCCCCTTGACGCTGCGGTTATGGGTCGCGCGATCGCCGAAAGGCGGCGGCAGCGGCAGAGAAACGGGCGCCGCACCCGCAAACAGGGCGCCGAAGAAAGCGTCATAGAAGGCGATGCTCGTAGGGATCGAGATCCCGACGCGCTCGCCCCGCTCGATCCCGATCGCGCGCAGGCCTCCAGCAACCCGGCGCGCTCGCTCGAGGATCTGGAGGTAGGGAAAGAACTGCTCCTCGTCTCGGTCGACGAACGTCACTCCTTCGGAAGTTCGCGAAGCCTGGAGCAGCGACTCGATGAGAGTGGTCACGATCGATGCTTCCGCGATATGAGCTCGACGATGTCGGAGACCGTCGAGAGTCCGCTCTCGTCGCTCTCTTCGAGCTTGACGCGAAAGCGGTTCTCGAGTCCGATGACCAACGAGAGCTGCTGGATGGAGTCGAGGTGCAAGTCGTCGAAGAGATGCGTGGACTCTTCCACTCCCGAGAGGCGGAGCTGCTCGGAAAAGACTTCTCGAACTCCCTCGAGGATCGCCCCCCGCTCCACCGGAGTCAACCCGCGTGCTCGAGAAGAGCACGCTCTTCGATGGGGATGCGAATCGAAAGAAGCCACGCGTTCAGCCCACTGAAACCGACCGCGGTGATCCAAGCCGAATGCACGAGCGGCACGGCGAGCCCTTCGAGAATCACCGCGAGGTAGTTTGGATGGCGCATGAAACGGTATGGGCCGCTCTTGACGAGGGGCATTCCCGGAATGACGAGAACGCGAACGTTCCAGCGTCTCCCGAGTGA encodes the following:
- a CDS encoding AMP-binding protein, giving the protein MTTLIESLLQASRTSEGVTFVDRDEEQFFPYLQILERARRVAGGLRAIGIERGERVGISIPTSIAFYDAFFGALFAGAAPVSLPLPPPFGDRATHNRSVKGMLSQCDGRLLLNRTTLDGLPRAGDAQSEPRPEELALVQFSSGTTEGPKPIPLTHRQVLANVRTLLGAFLSAYPEHGGFRHIGVSWLPLYHDMGLIGAVLAAMAHPGPLFLLKPEQFIARPASWLRAISRYAASLSAAPHFAYELCLERVRDEELEGVDLSCWRLALDGAEMVGPGTLDRFAERFARFGLRPEALTPVYGLAEAALAVTFGNPHALPSVRERDGQQLVSCGRPLPGYHVRIAEGGKILIRGPSIMNGYLGMPEESSEILRDGWLDTGDLGFIEDGELYVTGRSKELVIVRGRNYSPTTIERTVKELPGVFAVVAVNVATDRGEKLALLIESEGDGFEGRVRSVVSERLGIDPDYLLFLAPGKLPRTTSGKLKRSEAVRLIL
- a CDS encoding acyl carrier protein, with the protein product MERGAILEGVREVFSEQLRLSGVEESTHLFDDLHLDSIQQLSLVIGLENRFRVKLEESDESGLSTVSDIVELISRKHRS